ACTAATTTCAGCACAAAAACACGGTATTTCGCGTGTTAGTGGGCAAAATTTAGACGAATTTTTTGCCCAAAACCGCAAATTTTTTGGCTTTTATCCACATAAAACTTACCCAAATCTTCATAAAATTATTGATGCTGGTCAAAAACTGAGTCTCCAAGTTCATCCTGATAATAAATTAGCAAAAAAATTGAATTCTTTTGGCAAAGATGAGGCTTGACTTGTGCTAAACAAAGGCGATGATCCTTTTATAATTGGTGCAAAATCAAATGATTTTGCTGAGAAAATTACAGAAATTAACAACGAAAATATCGACAAACACTGTAATTTTTGTAATCTTGAAAAAAATGATTTCGCCTATATTAGCGCCGGACTTATTCATTCTATTCCACAAGGCGCCCTTGTTTATGAAATTCAGCAAAATTCAGACTTAACTTTTCGAATTTTTGACTTTGACCGACTTGACACTAACGGACAAAAAAGAGAACTTCATTTTGAACTTGCAAAGGTAGCAATAAATCCAAAATTAAGTCCAAAAATTATTCATGACAACAAAAAAAGTCAACAATCACTAGTTAAAAATAAATTTTTTAACCTTGAAAAAGTAAAAATTAACCAAAAATTTTTACTTTTTCCCCAAAATGATGTTTTTTGGTACGAAATTATTATAATTTCTGGTCATGGAAAAATTAATGATGCTCCTTTTAAGCCATTTGATGCCATATTAATATCAGGACAAATTGAAAAACCAATTGAATTCCAAGCAGAAAATGCACTAATTTTAATAAACAAAATAATTTAATTTTTTCTTGTTTTACCCGAGTTTGCCAGTTTGTTGAGATAATCTTAAAAAGTGTCCATTTTTTGGGCACTTTTTTAACTTTTTTAGTAAAAGTTAATTACCTATTTTAAAACACTGGCAAAAATCAATTTATGGATAAAACAGCAAAAACCATCAAAAAATACAACTACTATTTAAACTCAATGCAAATAGAAAACTCGTTTTTATTTGCAGCGAGCCTAAAAAAACATATGAAGTTTTGAAAGAACAATAACTAAAAACCTTAAATTTGGTGATTTCTAAACGGTTAAATTTAAGGCATACCATCATATTTAAAAATATAATGGAAAAATTCGCATTTTCTGATTTTTTTATGGCAAAAACATAATTAATTCCCCCTTAATTCAATATCAAAATTTATTAATTATTCTTAAGTGAAGTTTATTATAACATAATTTTATTTTATGCCAAGCATTTTTTTTTTTTTTGCAGAATGGTAATTTTAAAATAATAAAGATTAAGATTGTAGTGTCAAAAAACACTGATTTTAAACTAGGACAAAGAAAAGTAACACTAAGGTGTTGGCTTTTTTTGTCCGATTTTAGGAGAAAGCTAGCACTCAAAGTGTTAGCTTTTTTAAATTTTCAAATGCAACAAAAAGGAGAATACTAATGTCAAGACACTTTAAAAAAGACGAGTTTGATATGATTTATAAAATTTACAATGAATTTGGATTAAAAAAAACAATAAATTATATTAATGATATTTCGCCAGATACAAATTTTATAACCAGAGATCAACTAGTTCGAAGAATCAAAAAAATTATTAGATATTATAATAATGGTATGCAAGACCAATTATTAGATAAAAAGGGTGCAAGAAGAAAGCCAGGGAGTGGCAAACCTAAAAAACAAATTGAACCCGATTGAAACGAATTTACAAAACAAGAATTAATAGAAATAGCTAAGAGATATTACGAAACCAACAAAGATAAATCAAAATCAGGAAAACTTAGTGAAGCCAAAACACTAAATATTCCCTACAGCAAATCTGCAAAAATTTTTAATGTATGCAGACAATCAGTGGCAAAATCTAAAACTAGAGTTATAAAAGTAAAGGAGCACAAAAATGACGCAATAATTAAAAAATCCTTTCTTGACAACAAAGGTAGATATGGTCGCCTAAGGTTGAGTGCTTATATTTCTATGAAATATAATATTGACATTCACCCTCGAACTCTTGGAAGACATTTAAAAAGATTGAATTTAGTATGCAAAATTAGAAAACGAAGAAGAAAGAGCGAAATTAAGAACACCAAATTCGCACTTCCGGATATTGTTAAACGCGACTACAATGATAAATTAAATAGAAATATTTTTGCTACTGATGTTACATATATAAAAGCTCCCAGAGATGTTAAGGAAAACCATGTATTTTTGTCTGTGATAATTGAGCATAAAACTAAAAAAATCAGAGATTTTAAATTATCACTAAGCAATGATCTTAATTTAGTTATGGATAATATAAAGACATTCAGGACTATAGATAAAGATTTTGTTATTCATTCAGACCATGGATTTCAATACACTTCAAAAGTCTATATTGACAAAATAAATAAAATGGGAGGAACTGTTTCGTTGTCTCGCATAGGAAATTCTTTGGATAATAGGGAGGCTGAATATTGATTTTCAATTATAAAAAGTGAATGCTTAAACGAGTTAAACTACAGTAAAATAACTTTTGAAGATCTGAAAAAAATAATTGCAGATTATATATTTTGATACAACAATTATAGAATTCAATCGATTTTAAATTGAAAAACACCACAGCAATATGCTATGATGTTATAATAATATTAAACTGTTAATTTTCTTTGCCCTAGTTTATTTACCGGTATTTTTTCATATTTACATTCACTAAAAAGTGAATTTTTGCCATCAAACTGTCAAACTCAGAATTTAATTTTCCTTATTTTTTGCAAAAATAAAAACCGCTAAATGCGGCTTTTATCTTTAAAAACTTTGAAATTTTACTCAATTGCTTGAAAAGTATCTCTACTATTTTCAACATGTTCTGGTTTAAAAACAATTTTTTCTGAACCATCATCTTTTCAGAAAATAAATGTGTAAAATTTACCTTTTTCTAGTTTTTGATCTTGCTCATCTCAGTTAAAAACTAACGGAAATTCAATATTATCACCTTCAATTGCGGTTGTACGAGCCACCTTAACTTTCAAAGGATCAACTAAAGTATTGTCATTTAATGATTTTACCTCACTAGCATAGGCACTTCATTTTCCTGTAACTCCTTTTACCGGTGAGTGATGCAATTGGAAACGGAAAACACCTTGACTATTTAGCCTATTTTCACTTCTTGCAGCTGGAAATAATAAGGTTCGAGTTTTGACATTATCTTTTTTTGGAATATTAAATGGAGCAGAATGAAAGTCGATTGTTTGATTGGTTTTTCTAGTTGTTGTTTTTTCTTTTTGAGTGTCCATTTTTACTGGTTTAGTTTTGTCTTCTTGGCTAGATTGGGAACCTTTTTTAGTTTCAGGAGCTGTTTGGTTATTGTGTTGGCATGATAAGACAATAAAAACTGGCAGCACAGAAGCTATTGGAAGAAGCCTTAATTTTGCAATTTTTTTTATATTTTTGAACATTTTTTTCCTTTCTTGGTCTGTTTTTTATTTTTTTGCTTTGAAAAACAAAGAATTTAAATAAAGCAATAAGATTTTACAGACGCCTTAATTTAAATTTGAAATTACAATATTATACTATTAATTTTTAAATTATTAATGCAAAAGTGCAAAAAAATTTTATATTTTTGGATTTTGAAAATTTACATGGTATATTTATTGTAAAATCAAAGGAAAAAGTGCAATAATTACTAATAAATTACTAGAAAAAATTGATAAAAATGGTAAAATCAAAACAATAGATAAAAAAACTAGCTGACTGAATTTTTCACTAATTTAGCCACTTTTTAGCTATTTTTATTGGAAAATAACTAAAAAGTGGATTAAAAAAGAGTATTTTATAATAATTCCTTTTAAAATTGAACCAAGGAGTAAAAATGAAAATAATAAATGATTATTTTAAGTTTGAAGACTATAAAAACAAGGCAAAAGAGGAATTTCGGCCTAAATTAGACGAAATTATCAAGAAAAAACATTCAACTACTCTTGAAAAACTTGCTGGAATACAAGGTGTGGCAAAAACACTTAATATTGTCTCGTCAATTTCATTCGTTTTAACTGTGATTGCTATGTTTGTTGCTCTCAGTTACGAGCTAGGAATTGGTGGTATCATTTTAGCAGTTATCCCCGGAATAGTTGCAATTGCTTCTACTTTTTATTTAGGAGTCAAAAAAAGGGAAATTAGGAAAATCACCGATGAAGTTTCAAAAGATGTCCTAGATAGTTTTCAGCCAGAAGTTGCTTACAAAGCTGCCTATTCAATTTTAGATAAAGGAATGGATTATTTAGGTTTTAATCACCAAGCTAGCAACATTCTAATTTCAAAAAATGAAATTAGCAGATTTACTCCTGTTGAAATAATTGGCTCATCAAAGGCTTGAATTAGTGAACTTAGGCCTCTGAAAGAATTATTGATTGATGAAAAATTCCATGTTAGTTTTACAAATGTCCGCTGACAATGAAAAGAATGAAGAAACAAAGAAACTGTGATAAGGGAAAGTTTTACTGGAATTTTAAAGATTGATACTTCAATTTTAGGTGAAAAGGCATTTGATTTTAAACTTCTAAAACCAAGGGGCTGATTTTCTCAAAATGACAAAATCAAACTTGAAAACGAAGAATTTAACGAGGTTTTTAATCCAGAATCCAGTGACAGATTTAAAATCAGAAAAATGTATACACCGCTTGCAATGGAACTTTCGCTAAAAAGATATTTTGACCGTGAAGGTGTTAAGGTTAGGGATGTTACCATTGAATCTTCAGGAAATGCGATCTATTTTACTTACAGATGTGACTGAAATTTTATGTACGTTGATTTTCCAACACACATAAAAACGGCGGACGACTTTATTAATCACATTTTCAAAGATTTTTTGCTTGACATTTACAGTTTGTATTATCTTTTGTGTCTTATTTACGTTACTTTGTATTTGGATTAGTTAAAAATATGATGTTTTTGAAAAAAAATATGGTATAATTTGTAATTTAATTAATATTTAAAGGAAAAAAATGTCAAATTTATACAACCCTAAAAATGCTGGAAATATCGAAGGATTTGAACCTCGAATTGATAATGACTCCAAAAAACCGACTGTTTCAACGGCGGCTAAAGTTGCATTTTGAACTTTAGGGACTCTATTTTTATTTATTGGTCCGATTTATTACATTTCGCAAAAAAATAATTTTATGCGTCAACAGAATTTAATCAATGAATCAGCAGGTACAATCGAGGTTCAAC
The DNA window shown above is from Mesomycoplasma ovipneumoniae and carries:
- a CDS encoding type I phosphomannose isomerase catalytic subunit, which codes for MKDYFVFVEPYQKNTLWAGQNLQNQLKSSQKIGELWLISAQKHGISRVSGQNLDEFFAQNRKFFGFYPHKTYPNLHKIIDAGQKLSLQVHPDNKLAKKLNSFGKDEAWLVLNKGDDPFIIGAKSNDFAEKITEINNENIDKHCNFCNLEKNDFAYISAGLIHSIPQGALVYEIQQNSDLTFRIFDFDRLDTNGQKRELHFELAKVAINPKLSPKIIHDNKKSQQSLVKNKFFNLEKVKINQKFLLFPQNDVFWYEIIIISGHGKINDAPFKPFDAILISGQIEKPIEFQAENALILINKII
- a CDS encoding DUF3137 domain-containing protein codes for the protein MKIINDYFKFEDYKNKAKEEFRPKLDEIIKKKHSTTLEKLAGIQGVAKTLNIVSSISFVLTVIAMFVALSYELGIGGIILAVIPGIVAIASTFYLGVKKREIRKITDEVSKDVLDSFQPEVAYKAAYSILDKGMDYLGFNHQASNILISKNEISRFTPVEIIGSSKAWISELRPLKELLIDEKFHVSFTNVRWQWKEWRNKETVIRESFTGILKIDTSILGEKAFDFKLLKPRGWFSQNDKIKLENEEFNEVFNPESSDRFKIRKMYTPLAMELSLKRYFDREGVKVRDVTIESSGNAIYFTYRCDWNFMYVDFPTHIKTADDFINHIFKDFLLDIYSLYYLLCLIYVTLYLD
- a CDS encoding IS3 family transposase; translation: MSRHFKKDEFDMIYKIYNEFGLKKTINYINDISPDTNFITRDQLVRRIKKIIRYYNNGMQDQLLDKKGARRKPGSGKPKKQIEPDWNEFTKQELIEIAKRYYETNKDKSKSGKLSEAKTLNIPYSKSAKIFNVCRQSVAKSKTRVIKVKEHKNDAIIKKSFLDNKGRYGRLRLSAYISMKYNIDIHPRTLGRHLKRLNLVCKIRKRRRKSEIKNTKFALPDIVKRDYNDKLNRNIFATDVTYIKAPRDVKENHVFLSVIIEHKTKKIRDFKLSLSNDLNLVMDNIKTFRTIDKDFVIHSDHGFQYTSKVYIDKINKMGGTVSLSRIGNSLDNREAEYWFSIIKSECLNELNYSKITFEDLKKIIADYIFWYNNYRIQSILNWKTPQQYAMML